One Fusobacterium russii ATCC 25533 genomic region harbors:
- a CDS encoding TIM barrel protein, translating to MYKLLNRGDFIDSDELKKTMDKYRNKYGFDAYELIKFTNSDMKELKDYFKGYHLRFFPSWMEFYKEDFDLLYTELKDKKYFKFLCGGENSKKELIYYLKTELEIAKNLEVEYVVFHACNIKIIESLTYVFNYSDMEVLENVVKLINEVFEDGDYNFKLLLENLWWPGLRLTNKEEIEYLLQNINYKNIGFILDTGHMVNNNIEIKNSKEAIDYIRKNLENIGEYKKYILGIHLNYSLSGSYVKETIEKNRKRNLDIHKCIENIYEHINCIDYHDPFEDEEIVEIIESLPIEYLVYEFIGFKERELEDKIERQDKILKDFFKRKKKAVAN from the coding sequence ATGTATAAATTATTAAACCGTGGTGATTTTATTGATTCAGACGAATTAAAGAAGACTATGGATAAATATAGGAATAAATATGGTTTTGATGCTTATGAGTTGATAAAATTCACAAATAGTGATATGAAGGAATTAAAAGACTATTTTAAGGGTTATCATCTAAGATTTTTTCCTTCATGGATGGAGTTTTATAAAGAAGATTTTGATTTACTTTATACTGAATTAAAAGATAAAAAATATTTCAAATTTTTATGTGGTGGAGAAAATTCAAAAAAAGAATTGATATACTATTTAAAAACTGAATTAGAAATAGCTAAAAATTTGGAAGTTGAGTATGTTGTTTTTCATGCTTGTAATATAAAAATAATTGAGAGCTTGACCTATGTTTTTAATTACTCTGATATGGAAGTTTTAGAAAATGTTGTTAAATTGATAAATGAAGTTTTTGAGGATGGCGACTATAATTTTAAACTCCTTCTTGAAAATTTATGGTGGCCGGGTTTAAGACTTACAAATAAAGAAGAGATTGAGTATCTTTTACAAAATATTAATTATAAGAATATAGGTTTTATTTTAGATACGGGTCATATGGTGAATAACAACATTGAAATAAAAAACTCAAAGGAAGCTATTGATTATATTAGAAAAAATTTAGAAAATATAGGAGAGTACAAAAAATATATTTTAGGGATACATCTAAATTATTCTTTATCAGGCTCTTATGTCAAAGAAACTATAGAAAAAAATAGAAAGAGAAATTTGGATATTCATAAGTGTATAGAAAATATATATGAGCATATAAATTGTATTGATTATCATGATCCTTTTGAAGATGAAGAAATAGTTGAAATAATAGAAAGTTTACCTATTGAATATCTGGTTTATGAATTTATTGGTTTTAAGGAAAGAGAATTGGAAGATAAAATAGAAAGACAGGATAAAATTTTAAAAGATTTTTTTAAGAGAAAAAAGAAAGCTGTTGCAAATTAA
- a CDS encoding aminoacyl-histidine dipeptidase: MRKLENLKPERVFYYFEELSKIPRESGNEKAVCDFLISTAKKLNLDVYQDKTMNVLIKKAATKGYENSKGVILQGHVDMVCEKTLESTHNFLRDGIDLIIDGDYLRANNTTLGADNGIAIAMALAILEDKTLEHPQIELLATVEEETTMNGALYLEDNILNGELLINIDSEEEAILTAGSAGGKSIEVNISESKKELDKNNFSSFKLELKNLFGGHSGAEIHKNRLNANKVLAELLSLVKNSFDIKLNHVEGGSKDNAIPRDAFANISLSKEQVKDFKIGLDKIFNDLENKYKVSEKNISFNCTEITDTSSVFSDEFFNNYLSLVNTIPTGVNTWMKEYPDIVESSDNLAIVKTKGNEISILTSLRSSEPSVLEELLNKIITIAKNHKATYTISGGYPEWRFRSTSVLRDTAVKTYEKLFNEKMEVTVIHAGLECGAISQHYPNLDMISIGPNIYDVHTPKEKMEIKSVEKYYNYLVELLKNLK; the protein is encoded by the coding sequence ATGAGAAAATTAGAAAATTTAAAGCCTGAGAGAGTCTTTTATTATTTTGAAGAACTTTCTAAAATTCCAAGAGAATCCGGGAATGAAAAAGCAGTTTGTGACTTTTTAATAAGTACAGCTAAAAAACTTAATTTAGATGTCTATCAAGATAAAACAATGAATGTGCTAATAAAAAAAGCCGCTACTAAAGGTTATGAAAACTCTAAAGGTGTTATTTTACAAGGGCATGTAGATATGGTTTGTGAAAAAACTTTAGAAAGCACTCATAACTTCTTGAGAGATGGAATTGATTTAATAATTGATGGCGACTATTTAAGAGCAAATAACACAACACTTGGTGCTGACAATGGAATTGCTATTGCAATGGCACTTGCTATTTTAGAAGATAAAACTTTAGAACATCCTCAAATTGAACTTTTAGCTACTGTTGAAGAAGAAACAACTATGAATGGTGCTTTATATTTAGAAGATAATATTTTAAATGGTGAGCTGCTTATAAATATTGATTCGGAGGAAGAAGCAATTTTAACTGCCGGTTCTGCAGGTGGTAAATCAATAGAGGTCAATATTAGTGAAAGTAAAAAAGAGCTTGATAAAAATAATTTTTCTTCCTTTAAACTGGAACTAAAGAATCTATTTGGAGGTCATTCTGGAGCTGAAATTCATAAGAATAGATTGAATGCAAATAAGGTCTTGGCTGAATTATTATCTCTTGTTAAAAATTCTTTTGACATTAAGCTTAATCATGTGGAAGGTGGGTCAAAGGATAATGCCATACCTAGAGATGCCTTTGCTAACATTTCACTTTCTAAAGAACAAGTTAAGGATTTTAAAATTGGCTTAGACAAAATTTTTAATGATTTGGAAAATAAATATAAAGTTTCAGAAAAAAATATAAGTTTTAATTGCACTGAAATTACAGATACTTCTTCTGTTTTTTCAGATGAATTCTTTAATAATTATTTAAGTCTTGTAAATACAATTCCAACTGGTGTTAATACATGGATGAAAGAATATCCCGATATAGTTGAAAGTTCCGATAATTTAGCAATTGTCAAAACAAAAGGCAATGAAATCAGTATTTTAACTTCATTAAGAAGCTCTGAACCTTCTGTACTTGAAGAGCTTTTAAATAAAATTATAACTATTGCTAAGAATCATAAAGCTACTTACACTATTTCTGGTGGTTATCCTGAATGGAGATTTAGAAGTACATCTGTCTTGAGAGATACTGCTGTAAAAACTTATGAAAAATTATTTAATGAAAAAATGGAAGTAACAGTTATCCATGCCGGACTTGAATGTGGAGCTATATCTCAACATTATCCTAATTTGGATATGATTTCAATAGGACCAAATATTTATGATGTACATACTCCTAAAGAAAAAATGGAGATTAAATCTGTTGAAAAATATTACAACTACTTAGTTGAACTTCTAAAAAACCTAAAATAG
- a CDS encoding SatD family protein — MKKYCALMIDLKKSRSYSTKIRNSIQNSMMEIINILNEIFENSLEKKVDFSAGDEIQGLFISSIAAYLYYRFFSMLIFPFEIRAGIGLGTWDVVIEGASTTAQDGIVYHNARKAINDARKSLEYSVLFYSMQKKDSIINSLINTVVLINSKQSAYQNDLMLLTEILYPITMNNVVDSIKIKKLLKILEEKNELNLQKLKEEEIFSNPIEIVKEDIEYFITAGKKRGLSTQLSEYLGISRQSIEKTIKTANIFELRNLVISILFTMED, encoded by the coding sequence TTGAAAAAATATTGTGCATTGATGATAGATTTAAAAAAATCAAGATCTTATTCTACAAAAATCAGAAATTCCATACAGAATAGTATGATGGAAATTATAAATATTTTGAATGAAATTTTTGAAAATTCTTTAGAAAAAAAGGTAGATTTTAGTGCGGGAGATGAAATTCAAGGCTTATTTATTTCTAGTATTGCAGCATACTTATATTATAGATTTTTTTCAATGTTAATTTTTCCCTTTGAAATAAGAGCAGGTATAGGTTTAGGAACTTGGGATGTGGTAATAGAAGGTGCAAGTACCACTGCACAGGATGGAATAGTCTATCATAATGCAAGAAAAGCTATAAATGATGCAAGAAAATCTTTAGAATATTCGGTATTATTTTATTCAATGCAGAAAAAGGATAGTATTATTAATTCTTTAATTAATACAGTAGTTTTAATAAATTCTAAGCAGAGTGCCTATCAGAACGATTTAATGTTGCTCACTGAAATTCTTTATCCTATTACAATGAATAATGTAGTTGACAGTATAAAAATAAAGAAACTTTTAAAAATATTGGAAGAGAAAAATGAATTAAATTTACAAAAACTTAAAGAAGAAGAAATTTTTTCAAATCCTATTGAGATTGTAAAAGAGGATATTGAATATTTTATAACAGCAGGTAAAAAAAGAGGTCTATCAACACAGCTCTCAGAATACTTAGGAATCAGTAGACAAAGCATTGAAAAAACAATAAAAACTGCTAATATTTTTGAGCTGAGAAATTTAGTTATAAGTATATTATTTACTATGGAAGATTAG